One genomic region from Nostoc sphaeroides encodes:
- a CDS encoding TROVE domain-containing protein, with the protein MNYNFFTKKKTTTSQNQPIPGREAEMVQGRSGGWMFNAGIWKMLRRCLLVGTAKSTYYAGKQELTEDFVTVVRKAVAENPSRVAEEILYASDGRAINNSATILALVLLSMGEAPEAKQAFGEIFPQIVRTGSHFYEWLNYTKSLRGFGKVVREAGKTWLSREDVKGLAYQLLKYQQRQGFSNRDALRLFHVKPPTENHRQLFEWVVRGWEELPADIPSEALAQIWWYEWLKRNPTQTHEAISQGRLTHEMAAPVGKMDKLAWQLLFQEMPIGAMLRNLGSLTELGVLRTDENANLLQVEAVLNRREHLRKGRIHPIDVLKALKTYQSGGTLGRSKKTWNPVPRIVDILEKAVELSFDVVQPTGKVFMHAVDVSGSMGNSVADMGLTCCEIATTMALVTAKAEKNYMIRGFATEFRELGITAKDSFSSAVRKASNQNFGGTDASVAYDWMIKNKFKADVVCFWTDSESWAGYKHPSQALKEYRKKVNPNVKAVYVTLTPYQITLVDPEDSLSWDLAGFDPGTPRIIQMLATGEL; encoded by the coding sequence ATGAATTACAATTTTTTCACTAAAAAGAAAACAACTACATCTCAAAATCAACCTATCCCCGGACGAGAAGCAGAAATGGTTCAGGGACGTTCCGGTGGTTGGATGTTCAATGCTGGCATTTGGAAAATGCTGCGCCGTTGTCTTTTAGTTGGCACAGCAAAAAGCACTTACTACGCTGGTAAACAGGAATTAACTGAGGATTTTGTAACAGTTGTCAGAAAAGCTGTTGCCGAAAATCCCAGCCGTGTAGCGGAAGAAATTTTGTATGCTAGCGATGGACGCGCCATCAATAACAGTGCTACTATATTAGCTTTGGTACTGCTATCGATGGGTGAAGCACCAGAAGCAAAACAGGCATTTGGTGAAATCTTCCCGCAAATTGTCCGCACTGGTAGCCACTTCTACGAATGGTTGAACTACACCAAATCTCTGCGGGGATTTGGCAAAGTAGTACGGGAAGCTGGTAAAACTTGGCTCTCAAGGGAAGATGTCAAGGGTTTAGCTTATCAACTGTTGAAATATCAACAGCGTCAAGGCTTCTCGAATCGAGATGCGTTGCGGTTGTTCCATGTTAAACCGCCTACAGAAAATCACCGTCAACTATTTGAGTGGGTAGTTAGAGGCTGGGAAGAATTGCCAGCAGACATCCCCTCAGAGGCATTGGCGCAGATTTGGTGGTATGAGTGGCTCAAGCGGAATCCCACCCAAACCCATGAAGCTATTTCCCAAGGACGCTTAACTCACGAAATGGCTGCACCAGTGGGCAAAATGGACAAGCTTGCTTGGCAACTGCTATTTCAGGAAATGCCAATAGGTGCAATGTTACGTAACTTGGGTTCTTTAACTGAATTGGGTGTGTTACGAACTGATGAAAACGCTAATTTGCTCCAAGTAGAAGCAGTTCTTAATCGCAGAGAACATCTGCGTAAAGGTCGCATTCATCCGATTGATGTTTTGAAAGCACTCAAAACCTATCAATCTGGTGGAACATTAGGACGCAGTAAGAAAACTTGGAACCCAGTTCCTCGGATTGTAGACATATTAGAAAAGGCGGTTGAACTGTCTTTTGATGTTGTGCAACCCACAGGTAAAGTATTCATGCACGCCGTAGACGTTTCTGGTTCTATGGGTAACTCGGTTGCAGATATGGGACTGACTTGTTGTGAAATTGCCACCACAATGGCACTGGTGACAGCAAAAGCAGAGAAAAACTACATGATTCGCGGCTTTGCTACCGAATTCCGTGAATTGGGTATTACCGCCAAAGATAGTTTTAGTTCTGCGGTTCGCAAAGCTAGCAATCAAAACTTCGGTGGAACTGATGCATCCGTAGCTTATGACTGGATGATTAAGAATAAGTTTAAAGCAGATGTAGTCTGCTTTTGGACTGACTCGGAAAGCTGGGCTGGATATAAGCATCCAAGTCAAGCGCTGAAGGAGTACCGCAAAAAGGTAAATCCTAACGTCAAGGCGGTGTATGTCACCTTGACACCTTACCAAATTACTTT